A window of Drosophila santomea strain STO CAGO 1482 chromosome X, Prin_Dsan_1.1, whole genome shotgun sequence genomic DNA:
tattattattattattattattattattattattattattattattattattattattattattattattattattttttttattattatttttttttttttttttttttttttttttttttttttttttattattattattattattattattaaaaaaaaaaaaaattttattattattattattattattaatctACGCAAGCGCGACGCGACCATTCGCATCAAGTGCAATTTTGGacggcttgtgggcgtggcaaaagcTCTCTTGACATACCaatagaaatgggcaaaacaaataaaaaacgaaagattaacacatttttatacccgttactcatagaataaaagggtattctacattcgttgaaaagtatgtaacaggcagagggaagcgtttccgactatataaagtatatatgtatattcttgatcattTTTGCGTAGAGTATTGCCAGTACCAGGCCGTAATGATCCCTGATCACCAGTTTTGCCTCAGAAGATCCCACGAAACGTCCGAGAAATGTCACCGACTCGTTGAGCGAATACTGAAAGCATTGGAGAAGAAGAATTATTGCTGTGCCGCTATGGTGATCGTAAAACAGGCGTTTGACAATGCGTcctttaaaaatcaaattccGTCTTTCCAATTCCCAATTGCGGAAGCTCAATAAGCTCGCCTAGGCCCATTAGAGCCGGAGTACTGCAAGGCAGCATCCTTGGATCCATCCTCTATACTCCATCCTCTATATTGTCACATACACTGACGACACCGCTTTCCTTGCCACCGCCCCTGACCACAAAGAAGCCACAGCCATCACCCAAAGTCAACTGAATGCAATAGGCCCTTCGTTTCAAGTCTAAAACATCGTAGTGAACGCGGAAAAATACTCCCAATCTACTTTCGCCCTGCGCATAGGAGAATGCCCTCCTGTCTCTCTAAATGGAAACACCATTCTAAACGTACCCACACCCAAGCACTTAGGGCTAACCTTGTATGGCAGGCTCACTTGGCGTCCCCATCTCACTGCGCAACCAAGCTGAATTGCGCCTTAGAAACCTACTGTGGCTCATCGAAAGACGGTCAAATCTAAAGCTTTGAAGCTAAAGAATTGTCTTCGACGCACACCCGTAGCACAAGAATTCTACTACCACAAGGAACTAGGCAACCCGCCTGTAGTAGAGGAGATGGCAAGACTCAGCGCGAGATACGCGCTGAACCACCCAAGAAACCTAGCAGTCAATCTTCTGGACAATGGTCAAACCGTCGGTCGCCTGAGAAGAAGATACCCTGACTGAATAAAGGAGTGAGTTTTCGAGGGTAAGAGTAGGTCGACTTTGTTCTTACTTCCACTTTGGCCTTCTTTGCAACTTTGCAGGTCGTTTGCATTCCATATGACAATttggaattttatttgctggCTTGCGATGAGTGCATCCTTGTAGCTTAGGATGGGCGAGGGTTTTTTGTTGCTCACAACAGGCCTGACTTTGGGAGCAGATTACGCCTCGGTCTTTTTGTATACTGGGCACCCTCTATATGAGGCGGCGTGATCGGCTTGGCAGTGAAGGCAGCTTGCTATCTCATCCTCCTTTTTAAGCACTCTTTCAAGTCGTGAAGGGCTCCACATTTCACGCAGCGAAATTCCAGGAAGCAGTATCGCCAGGTATGTCCAAATCCTTGACATTCGAAAAGGTAAAGAGGGGACTGGGCACCGTTGCACCGTATGCCAGCCGCACCACGTAGCCGCTAACTTGCACAAGAAATGCTCCTACAAGAGCACTGTGCACATGACACTGATAACGGCTAAGTGAGCATTGGTGTGGTGTACAAGCGTTCATAACATGGAGACTATGATTGAATGAATATTGAATTATTGAATACTCTTATGACGGATTGTTCTCTTATCAcatcggaaacgcttccttctgcctgttacatacttttcaacgaatgtagtatacccctttactttcaaaaatacgtaaatgtaaataataatcaaaaacgaattgaatttcattattatcattattatcattattatcatTAACAGATATACATGAGTTGAGGCTGGAATCGAACCCGCTCCACTTTACAACCACTTTgttctttttccttttaagtattttcttatcttttactttttaaaggTTCTCTAAGCTTAACGTTAACAACATTAAAAAACTTATGTAACTAATTAGGTTGATATCTCTTCATAAATGCTCCCTTGTATTTACCTATTCTAATGAAAACCCCTACGTAAACTTAATGTTTTGGGGAAAGTTTTGGGATTTAAATTGACCTCTTAATTATTAGCACCAACATCTACAGGTTTAATATTAATAGTTATATGATATAAACTAATGTACTGTTTCAAGAGAGAATCTATGTCAAGAATCCATCTATAGCCACTcttcaaaataaacattttccacatacGATTTGTTAGATTTCGATTGAATGTTCTTAGATCTACTTTTACTATTTCTAAAAACAGTTTCCATTGCCTCTCCTACATTTAGGTTAGAATTTGTCTTAACTGTATCAATAACGATCAGTAAagttgtatatttatttattattatttgtatttattttctgtaCTAAATgatataatttcaaataaatcaatttgccatCTATTATTTATATCCGTTCAGAACGAATTGGTCATTTGAGCagtgattattttttattagaaGACGATACTGGTTTAGTTCATAGTTTATATTAAATAGTGTTTGCAGATCTTTATCATAGGAACCCTCTAAATCAGATAGTTGAATATCAAATCTTTGTAAAGATGCACACTTAGGAATTATATAATTGTGATAAAGATAAAAAACTTTGTCGTAAAATggaattacaaaaaaaaaggttgtAAAGATACCCAACCTAAATAAAGATCTCCGGGGCTCACAATCGAAATCAGTTTTGTTACCATACtgattaattacaaaaatgtagTGCTTGTCTGATTTCCTAAATCTAAAGCTACactttattgcatttattgtatttatgttgctttattgtatttattccTTATATGCTAACAGTTGCATCCATATCTGttaatcaaattcaaatttaattattaaatttaaggggggggtagggttttaaagggagaaaaaaacaggtttttacagatttttttttgggcgtacggtaaaagtaaatttatttctgattattgtacattaaagagtagtatttgaactatattctgtgaaatattggttgaaaaatattgaaaattgaccGAATGGCAGCAATTCTTCGCAGGCGcctcagaaaaaatacattttgcggtgcacgtcatacctcagcactggataatctgatatgaaatacccaaagtttttccatcaatttttatgtccctctaggtatccctgtcgagtttttccatttattataatttttgaactttttacaaaacttgaaagtgaaaataccgatttttggccaaagttcatgactattgttgttaataataaaaaaattaaaatcaaaaacgaaaaaatctcGACAGCGTTAcctcataaattatgtaaggaaatactgtaaaaaatttgagaacgatcggttgaatagattttgagatacagagtgcaccgactcaaaaaacatcgatttgagaaaaacgtgtttaaagtttttgttgctgtcttcCCCGCTGAGGGATTACTCAGGTAGTCGTTCGAGACCCGCCTACTTCCAAAGCTATATCTTTGTGAGTTTTGCTCCGATTGACTTCCTATTTACAGACAACAATCTTGAGTTACTATACTTTcataatatgcaattaaaaaaaatcactttttttgaaccctcaaaaccctaccccccccttaaTTAAAAGTATGTATTAGGCTTGTCAgaataaaaaagaagaaagTCCTTGCCAACTCCTTTTCAGTTTAGTAAGaagtaaatgtttaataataaacaagagagaatgctatagtcgagttccccgactatctgatacccgttacttagctagtgaaagtgcaaaGGAGGCTCTTCAAAACGGACAATTGTGGGCgttcgatagaaatttacattattaacaaaaaaaaattaaaaaatatcaaaacattttacaaaagtgtgggtgtggcagctttgggccatttgtgggcgttagagtgggcgtggcaaacaaactttttacaaatcgaaaggaacttacaacatttttactctacgagtaacgggtataaaaataaagggATTGGATAATGAGACTCTTAAGCAACACCATCTCAATTATCATAATTTTAAAGGATTGGACTGGTAAGCTGAATATATTCCGTTCACATGTTTTAAAGAAATACTTTTACCTTTTAACAAAATTTATACGGATATCGTTCGAGGTAAAATTAAGAAAAGCTTTTAAGCAATTATTTATCAACAAACGTAattgatatatatacatatatatatttaaaaaaaggtttaGCTCAAATTCAGCCAAGTGCATAACATATTTCAGTTATTTCTATTCTTagaaactcaaactcaaattatgaaatatacagTAATGCAGCcacatatttttaaagtttagctaaaaatattttggaagCCAATCAGGACATCTTCACTATGGAATTCTTTTTGGTAATATTCCCGAGTAAAAGGGATACTCTTGATTCGCAATTTGATAGACGCGATATAAGAAAAAGTAAAGAAACGAGGTATATGCGTTAAATAAGTTATTAATAATCTTATCAAAAGCGGTCGAGAGTCAGAATTTGAGATAATAGGATAAagtctattatagtcagaacataatactttGTAGGGGTCATGCAacaactcatagttagatctacattgatttaaaataagTAGTACGTAATTTTAAGTGAATCAGTTTGTAATAGAGATGTAAGCCGACTAATCATGTCGGGGCTGtcaacttcaccacgaataagatTACACATAAAGACTTTTCCAAGCATCGTTGAAGGGTTACCACGTAGTGCCAGCGAGAACTTCGAATTGATCCCTATGGGACAGCTCATTTAAGACGAATTGGATAGCGGAGAAATGATttaaaatgggaaattatTCTGGGAATTCATAAGACGGCGGAATATAAGAGCAcgtaatcaaaacaaaactatCGGAAAATGACAACTatacgcataagaattctatCGAAAAGTATCTTCTATGACACTGAAAGTAAACGCTTTGCAATCAAAaaggttaaaaaaaaactttagtTTTATACACATATGGTATTTGTAAAATCATTGTCACAATAGGGATGAAACTAAAATGAACCTAACCAATGAAACTCCgcttaaaaaaattaatatattgtatattatatattttaaaaacgttGATTattgtatatgtaaatatCCATTTCCGATTGACCCAGTATTATTTATATACTAGATGTTGGAATTAATTCGTAGCGTTTTACGCTAGCCAACTATTCATAGTTAGACACACAAAGTAAATACTCCGCTGGAAGTTACTGACATAGACATCTATACCAGTGACATTTCCTTATTGTGTTCATAGCTATTGTTGTGCAGTATCAAACATGTCGAAGTTTGTGCCTGAAAAATGGTTTTTGCGGGGAATGTTACTTTATTATTTGAACGTTTCTCGATGAAGACCCGTGCCAAACACTTCTGGAGTTGTCTACATTATTCCTATTTCTTCGAGGCGTTTTCTGACCGTCAAAAAGTCGACTCCAACTGACTCTGTAAAGATATAAAGTTGCAAACGCAACTCTGACCCACTGTGCGCTACTTGGTAGTTCAGCAAAACATTTGTCACATTCACCTATGAAGGATAACAATCGAAGCATTTTAATATCAGGCGTAGCTTTGATTAGTAAATCAAAATACATGAAATTTTTAGTTGTTTGAGTTCTTATCTACAaatcatatatgtatcttgataatttaaatgttaaattttaaaatagttcTATTAGTTCGGAATAAAGCACTAAGGGATAATGTTCTTCGACTGGCGGTCCTCTGAATTTAAACACAACAGTAATGGTAAGCACAAGTCACTAGACCActcaaaaacaagagagaaagctatagtcgagttccccgactatctgaaacccgttactcagctagggtaagtgcgaaggagagtgacagacagtttttggcggtttgtgggctttagagtgggcgtgaccaaaagttttttggcaaatagatagaaataGTTCCAAACGCAACTCTGACCCACTGTGCGCTACATGGTAGTTCAGCAAAACATTTGTCACATTCACCTATGAAGGAAAACAATCGAAGCATTTTAATATCAGGCGTAGCTTTGATTAGTAAATCAAACTAcatgaaatttttaattgtttgagcttacaagactaatacaaaaatattaaaacatttttcaaaagtgtaagcgtggcagctttgggcggtttgtgggcgttagagtgggcgtggcaacatgaatcgacaaacttgcgctgcgtctatgtctctggagtctgtgtgcttaatctcaaccttctagctttagtagtttctgagatctcagcgttcatacggacggacaggcagacggacggacatggccagatcgactcggctattgatcctgatcaagaatatatatactttatatggtcggaaacgcttccttctgcctgttacatatttttcaacaaatctagtatacccttttactctacgagtaacgggtataattaactCGGACTTTTCTTGTATAAATGATACTGTCTCTGcttcatacatatgtatgtatgcctGCCTTGGTAAGTAACGAACTTAtctattttgttatttttggtatttcaGAATGGGGGTATTACCCATTTGCATATAGACATGTTATTAGCGATGATATCGATGCCATTAATTGCACTTTGCCGACCATCGTGGATTTCCCAAACCTTTTGCGACAAAAAAGTTGGATAGCAATCGTTGTGTCCTTCTTAGTCAGCATGTACCTTTTTGTCATCCTCGCGATTGTCTGTGACGATTATCTTGTGCCAGCCATGGAACGCCTTTGCTACAGTAAGATTTAATTTCATAGATTGCGTAATTTCAGATACACGTTAAATTCATTAACTCAAGTAACACAGACTTTTAATTACAAAGAAAGAAATAATTCTTAAAGAAAAGAACGTGAGAACTGCTCTGAAAAAACCCGATGATGTTGAAATTTTGGTCGAATTGTTGGAAATCCCAATTCCTGCTActaatttaaacaagagagaacgctatagtcgaattcctcgactatctgatacccgttactcagctagtggaagtgcgaaggagagtcttcaacagtttttggcgatttgtgggcgttagagtgggcgtggcaaaatttttttttgcaaatcgatagaaatttacaagaccaatacaaaaatggaaaaatatcaaaacattttttaaaagtgtgggcgtggcagctttgggcggtttgtgggcgtggcaaaaagttttttggcgaatcgatagaaatatataagaccaatacaaaaatgaaaaaatatcaaaacatttcttaaaagtgtgggcgtggcagttttgggcggtttgtgggcgttagagtgggcgtggcaacatgaatcgacaaacttgcgctgcttctatgtctcttgagtctgtatgtttaatctcaactttctagcttttgtagttcctgagatctcgacgttcatacggacagacagacggacagacggacggacagacagacatggccagatcgactcggctattgatcctgatccagaatatatatactttatatggtcgaaaacgcttccttctgcctgttacatacttttcaacgaatatagtatacccttttacgcccacacttttgaaaaatgttttgatattttttcatttttgtattggtcttgtaaatttcaatcgatttgtcaaaaaactttctgccacgcccactctaacgcctacaaaccgccaaaaactttaagactctccttcgcacttctactagctgagtgGATTCGATTTTTTTGCTAATCACATTCAATTGTACAGTCTTTGTTCTTGGCGCAGAAGACTGCGGATTCGATTGCCTCGTAGTAATACGTCCTTTTTTTAGGGAGATTAGTTATCATATTGTGACCAATTGCGACttcaaatgaaaaaaaaaacttaaatataaacattaaaaatgtatattttgttttttaaaagataCATACACTAtacattaaaaaaagaaacataaattttttccaaaaaaactGCTGAAGCTCATAATTTAGTTGTTTTCATTAGGTTCTTAGGCTCAGAACACAAATTTTTGTGGCTCAATTTGATGCGTTATCATGTGTTCTAgaatttaaagttatttttgcGTTGCACTCTTTAATGTTGGTGTACTTTTTGTCTTAAATTAGCCCTGCGAATGTCCTACGATGTGGCGGGAGCCACTTTTCTAGCGGCTTCCACCTCGGCACCAGAACTGTTTGTAAACTTTGTGGGAACCTTCGTCACCAACGGCGACATCGGACTGGGCACTATCGTGGGATCCTCCGTGTTTAATGTCCTGGCAATTGCAGGCGTTTGCGGCATTTTCTCTCAACCGGTGCGTACTATTCACAAATTGAGCAGGAGCTCTCCCTCACAcatctttttgtttttgcatattttccagACCAAACTGGATTGGTGGCCGGTAACCAGAGACACAGCCTGGTACCTCGTAGCCATCGGTTCGCTCACAAGTGTGTTATGGGATTCGTTGGTTATGTGGTACGAGGCTTTTGTCCTTTTACTACTATACTTTGCCTATGTCATTCAATTGCTCTTTGACCATAGGATCCAAAATTTTTTTCGCCGTAAGAAGAGGGTTTCTTCAACGAtgatttatataatttattcttttttttttgtaataacaCCATATAGTTGACTTAAGGTTTGCTATAAACTCccaaatttttgcattgattGGACCAATTTTTTTGATAACGATGCGCTGCGCATTTGCGGTACTTACCGAATTCTGTTAATCCGAAAATGGTCCCTAAATCAAGGGACCTCATATTtgaaataatcaaataatCACCAATAACAAAAAGATTCTTTGTCAGttgatttaaaaacaagagagaacgctatagtcgagttccccgactatctgatacccgttactcagctggtggaagtgcgaaggagagtcttaaacactgacagtttatggcaatttgtgggcgttagggtgggcgtggcaaaaagttttcttgcaaatcgatagaaatttacaagcctaatacaaaaatgaaaaaatatcaaaacatttttcaaaagtgtgggcgtggcagctttgggcggtttgtgggcgttagagtgggcgtggcaaaaagttttttggcaaatcgatagaaatttaaaagaccaatataaaaatgaaaaaatatcaaaacatttttcaaaagtgtgggcttgtcagctttgggcggtttgtgggcgttagagtgggcgtggcaaaaagttttttggcaaatcgatagaaatttggaagaccaatacaaaaattaaaaaatattaaaacatttttcaaaagtgtgggcgtggcagttttgggcggtttgtgggcgttagagtgggcgtggcaacatgaatcgacaaacttgcgctgcttctatgtcttgggagtctatatgcttaatctcaactttctagcttttgtagttcctgagatctcgacgttcatacggacagacagacggacagacggacggacagacggacatggccagatcgactcggctattgatcctgatcaagaatatatatactttatatggtcggaaacgcttccttctgcctgttacatacttttcaacgaatctagtataccctattactctacgagtaacgggtataacaatatttttataacaCTTAAACTTTCAAATGCATAGGCAACTCTGAGCTCCTATTTTTCGAAGTCCTAGAGTCATGGAATTTGTATGTGACCAGATCTGATCCACGAAGCAATGCATAGTTTTGTTGAGGTTATTGGTCATACACAATTTTAGACAAAATTAATATCGAGTCTGTAATATCTAATCCCACAACTAATGAGATAAATCTTTCCTAGATGAACACGCGGAGTCGGAGGTGTTGGACGAAGATCCGATGACCCGCGAAGAAGAGCCGCTGAAAGGATTTCGTGACCGCGTGTGCGCGAAACCGCAGCCGAAATCCAATTTCTGCCAGTGGACCTGGTGGGTCATCAAATATCCGGCAGAATGGATGCTTGCCTGCACTATTCCCAGTGCTAGATCGATCTTCTTCCTGTCCATGTGTTTTGCCGTTCTGTGGATCAGCATGATATCCTATTTGCTGGCCTGGTTCCTCACAATTTTGGGGTACAACCTCAACATTCCGGACGCGATCATGGGGCTTACTGTACTGGCCGCCGGCACTAGTGTTCCAGAAGTAGCATCCTCTTATATCGTGTCAAAGAAGGGTGAGTACCTCCCGTAATAACATTcggaaatttattttacatacGTTTGACAAACTTTATTAACATGGAAAAATAAGCATACATTTTCctaaatattacacattttttacatggcaatttaaagaatttatttatctagaaaataaatgaaatgtcATTTACACGATTGCATGTGGGCGGCAGACATACTTTTAAAAACATAATGTACATACGTGCTCGTTactatattttctaaatgaGTCCGAACTCCTTACTTTTTGTTATATGGGAAGAATGTGAGagtaaaaaaaatagtttgtCTAGCAGTCCACGTACactcagaaaactgaagaacgaataatttgagaacgaacgttcttaaaaatgtactgtgtcgtacttaaaatttttaagacaacCGTTCTTGGAATAAGTACTAGTTGTACTCgaattacacatttcaaaagcGATATTATTGATActcatggaaaacaaaggtttatcttttctcatttatgtatattccttgatcattttatgcggccaattttaaaagaatatacacaaaaatataagaagtttaaactaaaatttatgcgaTCGAAAAATCTCCAGCCATTCGACTTCTTACACTTGTTTATATCGATTACAtacatttctgtgttgttgaagaaacatatgttttttcgATAATCGATTGCAACACGGCGCTCATTTagtgtcaaaaagttcctggagtaacaagtacaaagtgaattaagtgaaataattgaagaataatgTGAAAATGGGCACGGTGTGCAGGGTAAgtagaaatctttaaataaagtatgtaatatacatacataaaaagtcGGTGGCCTATGCACGTGTTTGCATGcacgcatatgtatatgcgtatgcatgtatgtgtataaaacttttgtgttgccaaatgttacttctaaaagaaataaatctataaattaatgtgtaatatttacagttaaaAATTGACTTCTGGGAAATACGCCCAGAGAATGAGCAtgcattggtttttaaataggacgACCTGAAGCGCAGTGTTTCCTTTTTACGATAGGAAGATTAAAAACCATCTCAGCAGGCAACAGCTTACCGAAGCACAGCCGGCAATAAATGAAggtaatataactaataacaaaatttctatttacttattaatatatttggcTTTCTTCGTTTTTGATAGATACCCAGGACtctatttgttattttgcttgacaccgcgtttcgttaaatatgtttagctgtaagaactttaagaaaagtgtaacaatttaat
This region includes:
- the LOC120457060 gene encoding sodium/potassium/calcium exchanger 4 isoform X1 gives rise to the protein MFFDWRSSEFKHNSNEWGYYPFAYRHVISDDIDAINCTLPTIVDFPNLLRQKSWIAIVVSFLVSMYLFVILAIVCDDYLVPAMERLCYTLRMSYDVAGATFLAASTSAPELFVNFVGTFVTNGDIGLGTIVGSSVFNVLAIAGVCGIFSQPTKLDWWPVTRDTAWYLVAIGSLTSVLWDSLVMWYEAFVLLLLYFAYVIQLLFDHRIQNFFRHEHAESEVLDEDPMTREEEPLKGFRDRVCAKPQPKSNFCQWTWWVIKYPAEWMLACTIPSARSIFFLSMCFAVLWISMISYLLAWFLTILGYNLNIPDAIMGLTVLAAGTSVPEVASSYIVSKKGYGSMAICNAIGSNTFDIFVCLGLPWLLNICIYQQKVVIDSTALTFTTAMLVLTASILYLGLLATKFVMGKIVGCICVISYLLFLIIACTLEILLNKENTCDIEDPSGFF
- the LOC120457060 gene encoding sodium/potassium/calcium exchanger 4 isoform X2 encodes the protein MFFDWRSSEFKHNSNALRMSYDVAGATFLAASTSAPELFVNFVGTFVTNGDIGLGTIVGSSVFNVLAIAGVCGIFSQPTKLDWWPVTRDTAWYLVAIGSLTSVLWDSLVMWYEAFVLLLLYFAYVIQLLFDHRIQNFFRHEHAESEVLDEDPMTREEEPLKGFRDRVCAKPQPKSNFCQWTWWVIKYPAEWMLACTIPSARSIFFLSMCFAVLWISMISYLLAWFLTILGYNLNIPDAIMGLTVLAAGTSVPEVASSYIVSKKGYGSMAICNAIGSNTFDIFVCLGLPWLLNICIYQQKVVIDSTALTFTTAMLVLTASILYLGLLATKFVMGKIVGCICVISYLLFLIIACTLEILLNKENTCDIEDPSGFF
- the LOC120457060 gene encoding sodium/potassium/calcium exchanger 3 isoform X3, whose protein sequence is MFFDWRSSEFKHNSNEWGYYPFAYRHVISDDIDAINCTLPTIVDFPNLLRQKSWIAIVVSFLVSMYLFVILAIVCDDYLVPAMERLCYNEHAESEVLDEDPMTREEEPLKGFRDRVCAKPQPKSNFCQWTWWVIKYPAEWMLACTIPSARSIFFLSMCFAVLWISMISYLLAWFLTILGYNLNIPDAIMGLTVLAAGTSVPEVASSYIVSKKGYGSMAICNAIGSNTFDIFVCLGLPWLLNICIYQQKVVIDSTALTFTTAMLVLTASILYLGLLATKFVMGKIVGCICVISYLLFLIIACTLEILLNKENTCDIEDPSGFF
- the LOC120457060 gene encoding sodium/potassium/calcium exchanger 3 isoform X4; protein product: MFFDWRSSEFKHNSNDEHAESEVLDEDPMTREEEPLKGFRDRVCAKPQPKSNFCQWTWWVIKYPAEWMLACTIPSARSIFFLSMCFAVLWISMISYLLAWFLTILGYNLNIPDAIMGLTVLAAGTSVPEVASSYIVSKKGYGSMAICNAIGSNTFDIFVCLGLPWLLNICIYQQKVVIDSTALTFTTAMLVLTASILYLGLLATKFVMGKIVGCICVISYLLFLIIACTLEILLNKENTCDIEDPSGFF